In Tubulanus polymorphus chromosome 8, tnTubPoly1.2, whole genome shotgun sequence, one genomic interval encodes:
- the LOC141909768 gene encoding uncharacterized protein LOC141909768 translates to MFTRGVFCILIVCQSVSMTANRTNNTTTIESRTTVGPVTSDTVSSLRPVVVRTTANASATTPVPTTPLPAAPVTKTKVNVDSVLRKLRVTYPDASTCSDELMRCRLTIDDKQNQVLKFRRFRKDHSHVVKFRLSGLNVSIESLAAVDKTTFNPFWWSWVSSAGQFVLNMPVDYHLLSLGLLSLRIEEQTLNISSRPSSCESKLGPKCFNLMIHRLLRRFTRKPNTFHTVPNVTFDLGSDDFICRSAFTHTWLTGETVGIGLDCCLEGVLDDSSSLCPAHMTSRSYRAKRLVLFFCGVLLPIFAIVMAIAWPSFHPWKFTEVLTAEFTNRRIKFDHFRVEPEPTGGLLSDAYILTNPDELMSYSTPVSLTMFMQLPNINRKKLRVTLLILCQYIFIITTVVLYHSGSVAYGYTTKQLDTTEKIVFNLLNIPIAWIYTRSDLWPFKVGVLMIVLVAISTMLLICWWLFESSTIRKFTLRWIKNAFLHENVVHKLPSIERFLHNLLVFALVVVVIGTYPIVFTLFHIPVYVVSGIVINVDIVAPYLTGSAIFFYYAHRAFGKLSKRYTEIQRYVFEYCLSGGEIGQYRAHHVTTSQLIHHDRSKKTMTDVDNVKFTYRWLKIERRHKLIFYYDDAIPHINSNICLKLCKVLYPFRENMARALIRQMANTLFIVLIMLTIIIISPERDEVNTMVTSMVTLFAALLPQLAEIFNNEQVEQLRSESLRHRVYQKLNHYCSEFRVAQKKICASDVLDSLSIAETEVVPERANQTCTHSGAFELETFRMTVHDRQEERRRSALDSIAENTTSFMAESPEPIDPLMMRLSLDSGDLQRID, encoded by the coding sequence ATGTTCACGCGAGGCGTATTTTGCATTTTGATCGTCTGCCAATCGGTGTCGATGACCGCGAACCGGACTAACAATACTACGACAATCGAGTCGCGGACAACTGTCGGACCGGTCACATCGGACACGGTTTCCTCTCTACGCCCGGTCGTCGTCCGGACTACTGCGAATGCGTCGGCTACTACTCCAGTCCCGACGACGCCGCTGCCTGCCGCACCGGTTACCAAAACTAAAGTCAACGTTGATTCGGTGCTGCGAAAACTGAGGGTAACCTATCCAGACGCATCCACGTGTAGCGATGAACTGATGCGATGTCGCTTGACGATCGACGATAAACAGAACCAAGTTCTTAAATTCCgcagatttcggaaagaccaCTCGCACGTCGTCAAATTCAGATTATCAGGTTTGAACGTGTCGATCGAGTCGTTGGCGGCAGTCGACAAAACGACTTTCAATCCGTTCTGGTGGTCGTGGGTTTCGAGCGCTGGTCAATTCGTTCTGAACATGCCCGTTGATTACCACTTATTGTCTCTCGGTTTACTCAGTTTGCGCATCGAAGAACAGACTTTGAACATCTCGAGTCGACCGAGTTCGTGTGAGTCGAAATTGGGCCCGAAATGTTTCAACTTGATGATCCATCGCCTTCTACGCCGGTTTACTAGGAAACCGAACACGTTTCACACCGTGCCCAATGTCACTTTCGATCTCGGGTCTGACGATTTTATCTGCAGAAGCGCATTTACACACACGTGGTTAACGGGTGAAACGGTCGGGATCGGGTTGGATTGTTGTTTAGAAGGAGTGCTGGATGATAGTTCATCCTTGTGCCCGGCGCACATGACCAGTCGCAGTTATCGCGCCAAACGATTGGTGCTCTTTTTCTGCGGAGTTCTTCTGCCCATTTTCGCCATCGTCATGGCGATCGCCTGGCCGAGCTTCCATCCGTGGAAATTCACCGAGGTTCTCACCGCCGAGTTCACCAATCGACGAATCAAATTCGACCATTTTCGCGTCGAGCCGGAGCCGACTGGCGGCCTTCTTTCCGACGCCTACATACTAACCAACCCGGACGAGCTGATGTCGTACTCTACGCCCGTATCGTTGACTATGTTCATGCAGCTGCCGAATATTAACCGGAAAAAACTCAGAGTAACTTTGCTGATATTATGTCagtatattttcatcattacgACGGTGGTGCTTTATCATTCCGGTTCGGTGGCCTACGGATACACGACCAAACAACTGGACACGACTGAAAAGATAGTCTTCAACTTGCTGAATATACCGATAGCTTGGATCTACACTCGTTCGGACCTGTGGCCCTTTAAAGTAGGCGTGTTGATGATCGTGCTCGTCGCTATTTCTACGATGTTGCTGATTTGTTGGTGGCTTTTCGAAAGTTCGACCATTCGTAAATTCACCTTGCGTTGGATCAAAAACGCTTTTCtacacgaaaacgtcgttcataAACTGCCATCTATCGAGCGGTTTTTGCATAATCTACTGGTGTTCGCGCTTGTTGTCGTGGTTATCGGCACGTACCCGATTGTCTTCACCCTTTTCCACATACCCGTTTACGTGGTTAGCGGTATCGTTATCAACGTCGATATCGTAGCGCCCTATCTCACCGGCAGCGCTATATTTTTCTACTACGCCCATCGAGCGTTCGGTAAATTGTCGAAGCGATACACCGAAATACAACGCTACGTTTTCGAGTACTGCTTATCCGGCGGCGAAATCGGGCAGTACCGGGCGCATCACGTGACCACCTCGCAGCTCATTCACCACGACCGCTCGAAGAAAACGATGACCGACGTCGACAACGTAAAGTTCACGTACAGATGGTTGAAAATCGAACGGCGACACAAATTGATATTCTACTACGACGACGCTATTCCGCATATCAATAGTAACATTTGTCTGAAACTGTGCAAAGTTTTGTATCCGTTTAGGGAGAATATGGCGCGAGCTTTAATACGCCAGATGGCCAACACGCTGTTCATCGTACTGATCATGTTGACGATTATCATAATCAGCCCGGAAAGGGACGAGGTCAATACGATGGTTACGTCGATGGTGACGCTGTTCGCGGCCCTTCTGCCGCAACTGGCCGAAATCTTCAACAACGAACAAGTCGAACAGCTCAGAAGCGAGAGCCTACGGCATCGAGTTTATCAGAAACTCAACCACTACTGCTCGGAGTTTAGAGTCGCCCAGAAAAAGATCTGCGCATCGGACGTGTTGGATAGTTTGAGTATTGCTGAAACGGAAGTCGTACCGGAACGCGCCAATCAAACGTGCACTCACAGCGGCGCGTTCGAATTGGAAACTTTCCGAATGACGGTGCACGACCGACAGGAAGAACGTAGAAGGTCGGCTTTAGATTCGATCGCCGAAAATACAACTTCGTTCATGGCAGAAAGTCCCGAACCAATCGATCCGTTGATGATGAGACTGAGTTTAGACAGCGGCGACCTTCAGAGAATAGATTGA